Proteins encoded by one window of Methanobacterium sp. CWC-01:
- a CDS encoding pyridoxamine 5'-phosphate oxidase family protein — protein sequence MMNAEMMEIIEKERAYVATATPEGVPNVVPIGFIKPLDEKTVIIADSYMVKSRANLEANPKIAFVVQDAARYPYQFKGSVKIFTEGKYFDEVVNWVKDTNPLAPSPKAAIIITIEEIYSVKVGDAGKKIA from the coding sequence ATGATGAACGCGGAAATGATGGAAATAATTGAGAAAGAGCGCGCATATGTGGCCACGGCCACTCCAGAGGGAGTTCCGAACGTGGTCCCCATTGGATTTATCAAGCCATTGGACGAAAAAACGGTCATAATTGCTGATAGTTATATGGTAAAAAGCCGGGCTAATCTGGAAGCCAATCCTAAAATAGCCTTTGTGGTTCAGGACGCGGCTCGATACCCCTACCAGTTTAAGGGTTCTGTGAAAATATTCACTGAAGGTAAATATTTTGATGAAGTGGTTAACTGGGTGAAAGATACCAACCCGCTGGCTCCCAGTCCGAAAGCAGCGATAATAATAACCATTGAAGAGATTTACTCAGTTAAAGTCGGTGATGCCGGTAAGAAGATAGCCTAA
- a CDS encoding metallophosphoesterase, translating to MLIGIMSDSHDHLEAIRLAVDFFNHNGVELVIHAGDLISPFTAFEFKKLKMPFEAIYGNNDGEREGLKTAFKELCNLEDFKEIHTDGRKIAVIHGANQSLVDALASGENYDVLIRGHSHQMDVSGDKTIIINPGETCGYLSGKKTVILLSTEDLNFKKVLL from the coding sequence ATGTTAATCGGAATAATGTCAGACAGTCATGATCATCTGGAAGCAATTCGTCTGGCGGTTGATTTTTTTAACCATAATGGGGTGGAGCTGGTCATACATGCAGGGGATCTCATCTCCCCCTTCACCGCTTTCGAGTTTAAAAAACTTAAAATGCCTTTTGAAGCTATATACGGAAACAATGATGGGGAAAGGGAGGGATTAAAAACAGCGTTTAAGGAACTTTGTAATCTGGAGGATTTCAAGGAGATACACACTGATGGAAGGAAGATAGCTGTTATCCATGGTGCAAACCAGAGCTTAGTAGATGCATTGGCCAGTGGTGAGAACTATGATGTTCTGATAAGGGGGCATAGCCATCAAATGGATGTTTCAGGTGATAAAACAATTATAATTAATCCCGGAGAGACCTGTGGATATCTTTCCGGTAAAAAAACAGTAATTCTACTTTCAACCGAGGATTTAAATTTTAAAAAAGTACTTTTATAG
- a CDS encoding TrkH family potassium uptake protein, producing MIGQLRRRDLLLIAHPLGMIMQGTGVVVLLPLITALVYNESTYLAFIIPSILSLALGYLLKMRSSQDDKLGLKHGMIIAAVAWLWAALIGSLCLVMGTHIDFLNAFFESMSAWTGSGLSIFTNVEILPKSILFLRSLEQWVGGLGVIIVIIGILIRPGTAAARLYKSEAREEKIKPSITGTVKTIWWIYLFYTVVGILLYIAAGMPIFDAINNTFTNLSTGGMSVKNDNIGAYHSLAIYIITMILMVIGGTSFLVHYKALKGRAIDVLRDIQFQTTIIMIALFSILLIVGTKFATIDAVFFVISALSCTGSNIQPVNVMVNWPDYAKIIITACMIIGMSAGSTTGALKLIRIITLVKGIYWEILRIVSPAGSVIPRKISGKAVGDEEIREAGGYLFLYFIFLFASWLVLMQYGYGGINSIFEVASAQGNVGLSTGIVAPTMPPLTEIFLIINMWVGRIEIIPVLVLLKLFVDLFKR from the coding sequence ATGATAGGTCAACTTAGAAGGAGGGATTTGCTTTTAATAGCACATCCCCTGGGAATGATCATGCAGGGCACCGGGGTAGTGGTCCTCTTACCCTTAATAACTGCCTTAGTATACAACGAAAGCACTTATCTGGCCTTTATTATACCTTCTATTTTATCCCTGGCCCTGGGATATCTACTCAAAATGCGTTCATCCCAGGACGATAAATTAGGGCTTAAACATGGGATGATCATAGCGGCCGTGGCCTGGTTGTGGGCTGCCCTGATTGGTAGCCTCTGTTTAGTGATGGGTACTCATATAGATTTTTTGAACGCTTTTTTCGAGAGCATGTCCGCCTGGACTGGTAGCGGTTTATCAATATTCACTAACGTGGAGATACTTCCCAAGTCTATTCTATTTTTAAGAAGCCTGGAACAATGGGTTGGTGGTTTAGGAGTTATAATTGTTATTATTGGAATATTAATTCGTCCTGGCACAGCAGCAGCGCGTCTTTACAAGTCTGAAGCTCGGGAAGAGAAAATAAAGCCCAGTATCACCGGAACAGTGAAAACCATTTGGTGGATATATCTATTTTACACGGTAGTGGGAATTTTGCTATATATAGCTGCAGGTATGCCTATTTTTGATGCCATCAATAATACCTTCACCAATCTCTCCACCGGTGGTATGTCGGTTAAAAATGATAACATCGGGGCTTATCATAGCCTGGCCATCTACATCATCACCATGATCCTGATGGTTATTGGTGGTACCAGCTTTTTGGTTCATTATAAGGCCCTGAAGGGCAGGGCCATTGATGTTTTGCGTGATATACAGTTCCAGACCACCATCATCATGATAGCATTATTTTCCATTCTGTTAATAGTGGGAACTAAATTTGCCACCATTGATGCTGTTTTTTTTGTTATTTCTGCCCTGAGTTGCACTGGTTCCAACATCCAACCAGTGAACGTGATGGTTAACTGGCCTGATTATGCTAAAATCATTATTACCGCCTGTATGATAATTGGTATGTCTGCTGGTTCGACTACCGGCGCCCTTAAACTCATCCGAATAATTACTCTGGTAAAGGGGATTTATTGGGAGATTTTAAGAATAGTATCCCCGGCTGGTTCCGTAATTCCTAGAAAAATTTCCGGAAAAGCGGTGGGTGATGAAGAGATAAGAGAAGCTGGAGGATACCTGTTCCTTTACTTTATATTCCTGTTTGCAAGCTGGCTGGTCCTTATGCAGTATGGATATGGGGGGATTAATTCCATATTTGAAGTAGCATCTGCCCAGGGTAACGTTGGCCTGTCCACAGGCATCGTCGCCCCCACAATGCCCCCCTTGACCGAAATTTTCTTAATAATAAATATGTGGGTGGGGAGGATCGAGATAATACCGGTTCTGGTTCTGTTAAAACTTTTCGTCGATCTATTTAAAAGGTGA
- a CDS encoding 3H domain-containing protein, with protein MIGGDQLRNPIPPNPVVPSIPSSILRYALLGVGLLLAYGIIGSMIIMRLDPINALYFAVITTATVGYGDISPANPIQKLFVVTLVLGGASLLAYAFTLAIAVVSMTFEDITSGAREKRRIASLNNHFILCGYGRVGSAVHRELKKRKQQALIIERDKNVVEKELWAEPEVMAIHGDATEESLMRQARVEKARGVIITTGDDVDNLFITLTARELNSEVWIVARASKEENIKRLSRSGADKVISPETSGAADIYFAAIEPTIMKITEMHDVSDIRKESEIILKHGCTLENIEYHLPEFKEPLARIVGLSDQEQLDRFLESLERDKSRKKSLERIYESVSGIHSHWISGPDKKSLDAVAKELENEGFLLGIDLEEQEIKEAARKYGRLVEVVIKPEIKITEMHGVLDIREEAEIILKNGCTLEDIEYYLPGFREPLMRKVNLSELGEMDRFLEGLNHDSVKMENLERLYTLSGGGIHSHRISGPDTKTLGVVEEKLKEKGFLLGVNLTKNEITNEIQKFGRISEMLLKHDVGQVDDKKIVISLGGRILDSKHYLPGVHQVVTRKLYLKSMEDLERCEKEYQKPDAKRSLQALDEISRHIHSHTVSAPDVKVIKSIEKALIKEGMLLGADVPEEEIWEIVESAEARKFCIED; from the coding sequence ATGATAGGCGGTGATCAGTTGCGAAACCCAATACCCCCCAACCCGGTAGTTCCCTCCATACCTTCCTCTATTCTGAGATATGCGCTTCTAGGTGTGGGTCTACTTTTAGCCTATGGAATTATCGGATCTATGATTATAATGCGACTGGATCCCATAAATGCCCTATACTTTGCAGTGATAACAACGGCAACAGTGGGTTACGGCGACATAAGCCCTGCCAACCCCATACAAAAGTTGTTTGTAGTTACCCTGGTTTTAGGAGGGGCCAGTCTATTAGCTTATGCCTTTACACTTGCCATAGCGGTGGTTTCCATGACATTTGAAGATATTACATCAGGAGCTCGTGAAAAACGGCGAATTGCATCTTTAAACAATCATTTCATACTCTGCGGCTACGGTCGTGTGGGTAGCGCCGTGCACCGGGAGCTCAAGAAAAGAAAACAACAAGCCCTGATTATTGAAAGAGACAAAAATGTAGTTGAAAAGGAGCTTTGGGCAGAGCCAGAGGTCATGGCCATCCACGGAGATGCTACTGAAGAGTCTTTGATGCGCCAGGCCAGAGTGGAGAAGGCCCGGGGAGTGATCATAACCACTGGCGATGATGTGGACAACCTGTTTATAACTCTCACCGCACGAGAACTGAATTCTGAGGTATGGATAGTGGCCAGAGCCAGTAAAGAAGAAAACATTAAGAGATTGTCACGCTCTGGAGCAGATAAAGTCATATCCCCCGAAACCAGCGGCGCAGCAGACATCTACTTCGCCGCCATCGAACCCACCATTATGAAGATTACAGAGATGCACGACGTGTCTGACATTCGTAAAGAATCTGAAATAATTCTAAAACACGGATGCACCCTGGAAAATATAGAATATCATCTACCGGAATTCAAGGAACCTTTGGCCAGAATTGTTGGTTTATCAGATCAAGAACAGTTAGATCGTTTTTTAGAAAGTTTGGAACGTGATAAATCACGTAAAAAATCATTAGAGAGGATATACGAGTCGGTGAGTGGTATTCACTCCCACTGGATTTCCGGTCCAGACAAAAAGAGCCTGGACGCAGTTGCCAAAGAACTTGAAAATGAAGGTTTCCTCCTAGGGATTGACCTAGAAGAGCAAGAAATAAAAGAAGCAGCTCGGAAATATGGAAGGCTGGTTGAAGTCGTTATAAAACCAGAAATCAAGATTACGGAGATGCACGGAGTTTTGGATATAAGGGAAGAAGCAGAGATAATTCTAAAAAACGGATGCACCCTGGAAGATATTGAATATTATCTACCAGGATTCAGGGAGCCATTGATGAGGAAAGTTAACCTTTCTGAACTGGGGGAGATGGACCGGTTTCTGGAAGGATTGAATCATGATTCAGTGAAGATGGAAAATCTAGAACGTCTTTACACTCTCTCAGGAGGAGGAATACACTCTCACCGTATTTCTGGGCCGGATACCAAAACTTTAGGAGTGGTAGAGGAAAAACTGAAGGAGAAAGGCTTTCTTTTAGGGGTAAATCTAACAAAGAACGAAATTACCAATGAAATCCAGAAATTTGGAAGAATCTCTGAGATGCTCCTCAAACATGACGTGGGGCAGGTAGATGATAAAAAAATCGTTATAAGCCTTGGAGGACGTATTTTAGACTCAAAACATTATCTTCCCGGTGTGCATCAGGTGGTGACCCGCAAATTGTATCTAAAGTCCATGGAAGATCTGGAAAGGTGTGAAAAGGAGTACCAGAAACCCGACGCCAAAAGATCCTTACAAGCACTTGACGAGATTTCAAGACATATACATTCCCACACTGTTTCTGCGCCGGATGTAAAGGTGATTAAAAGTATTGAAAAGGCTTTGATAAAAGAAGGTATGCTCCTGGGCGCGGATGTTCCCGAAGAAGAGATCTGGGAAATTGTAGAGAGTGCTGAGGCTCGTAAATTTTGTATTGAAGATTAA
- the fhcD gene encoding formylmethanofuran--tetrahydromethanopterin N-formyltransferase, which translates to MQINNVEIEDTFAEAFDIYVSKFLVTAATQKFAKIAADETVGFGSSVISCPAEAGIDAYIPPNETPDGRPGYVVMICHPKKDELEHQLIERIGQCILTSATTAVFDAMGDEADEKLRIGFKLKFFADGYDSEGNVGGRKIYKIPLMSGDFVIEEELGIKGGVAGGNFFVMAENQASALLGAEVAVDAIQGVPGTITPFPGGIVASGSKVGSLKYKFMHATTNEKFCPTLRGAEGIDCEIPEGIEGIYEIVIDGVSEDAIKEAMKAGINAAVKVPGVKRIYAGNYGGTLGAYQIWLTSLF; encoded by the coding sequence ATGCAAATTAACAACGTAGAAATAGAAGATACCTTTGCAGAAGCTTTCGATATATACGTTTCAAAATTCTTGGTTACAGCTGCCACCCAAAAATTCGCCAAAATAGCAGCCGATGAAACGGTAGGATTTGGTTCATCAGTAATTTCATGTCCAGCCGAGGCCGGCATTGACGCCTACATTCCTCCTAATGAAACTCCCGATGGGAGGCCCGGATACGTGGTAATGATCTGTCACCCTAAAAAAGACGAACTGGAGCACCAACTCATCGAAAGAATCGGCCAATGTATATTAACCTCGGCCACCACCGCGGTGTTCGATGCCATGGGCGATGAAGCCGATGAAAAACTAAGAATAGGATTTAAACTCAAATTCTTTGCCGATGGATATGATTCGGAGGGTAATGTTGGTGGAAGAAAAATTTATAAAATTCCACTTATGTCTGGAGATTTTGTAATAGAGGAAGAATTAGGAATTAAAGGCGGAGTTGCCGGAGGTAACTTCTTTGTAATGGCTGAAAATCAGGCATCAGCTCTTCTTGGCGCAGAAGTTGCTGTTGATGCTATTCAAGGGGTTCCTGGGACCATTACTCCTTTCCCCGGAGGTATAGTTGCTTCAGGTTCCAAGGTGGGTTCTCTCAAGTACAAGTTCATGCACGCCACCACCAACGAAAAGTTCTGCCCCACCCTGAGAGGTGCCGAAGGTATTGACTGTGAGATCCCGGAAGGAATTGAAGGTATATACGAAATCGTCATTGATGGAGTCAGCGAGGACGCAATTAAAGAGGCCATGAAGGCAGGAATAAATGCAGCAGTAAAGGTTCCTGGTGTTAAGAGGATCTATGCCGGTAACTACGGCGGAACACTAGGTGCCTATCAGATCTGGCTTACCAGTCTCTTCTAA
- a CDS encoding slipin family protein has protein sequence MDPITLIIIGVVILIILALSIRIVNQYERGVVFRLGKVIGVRDPGLRLIIPLVDRMVKPSLQIVTMPIPAQKIITQDNVTIDVAAVAYFKVVDAYKAVVEIENYNRAVNQISQTTVRSVVGQFTLDEVLSETPLVNSKIQEIIDTHSEAWGIKVTTVEIKDIKLPDSMQRAIALQAEAEREKRAKIISAEGEYLAAGKLGEAADIIAEHPVALQLRIMQVLSIIAAEKNSTIVFPAQLLNSIRDIKDFLESEVPSAKEIKKSK, from the coding sequence TTGGATCCTATAACATTAATCATCATCGGAGTAGTAATATTGATTATACTGGCATTATCTATCCGTATAGTCAATCAGTATGAAAGAGGCGTTGTTTTTAGACTGGGAAAGGTTATAGGAGTTCGAGACCCTGGACTTCGTTTAATTATTCCCCTGGTGGATCGGATGGTGAAACCATCCCTGCAGATAGTCACCATGCCTATCCCGGCCCAGAAAATTATAACTCAGGATAACGTGACCATTGATGTGGCAGCAGTGGCCTATTTCAAAGTTGTAGATGCCTACAAAGCTGTGGTGGAAATTGAGAACTACAACCGGGCCGTGAACCAGATTTCACAGACCACAGTTCGGAGTGTGGTGGGACAGTTCACTTTAGATGAAGTATTATCCGAAACTCCCCTGGTAAACAGTAAAATTCAGGAGATAATTGACACTCACAGTGAAGCTTGGGGTATTAAAGTTACTACAGTGGAGATAAAAGATATTAAGTTACCCGACAGCATGCAAAGGGCCATCGCATTGCAAGCAGAGGCAGAAAGAGAAAAAAGGGCCAAAATCATATCGGCCGAGGGCGAATATCTTGCTGCCGGCAAACTAGGAGAAGCAGCCGACATAATTGCTGAACACCCTGTGGCACTTCAGCTGCGTATCATGCAGGTGCTGAGCATCATTGCTGCCGAGAAAAACTCAACCATAGTATTCCCTGCCCAGCTACTCAACAGCATAAGGGATATTAAGGACTTCCTGGAATCAGAAGTGCCCAGTGCTAAGGAAATTAAAAAATCTAAATAA